One stretch of Amblyraja radiata isolate CabotCenter1 chromosome 9, sAmbRad1.1.pri, whole genome shotgun sequence DNA includes these proteins:
- the srp54 gene encoding signal recognition particle 54 kDa protein has product MVLADLGRKITSALRSLSNATIINEEVLNAMLKEVCTALLEADVNIKLVKQLRENVKAAIDLEEMASGLNKRRMIQHAVFKELVKLVDPGVKAWTPTKGKQNVIMFVGLQGSGKTTTCTKLAYYFQRKGWKTCLICADTFRAGAFDQLKQNATKARIPFYGSYTEMDPVIIAAEGVEKFKKENFEIIIVDTSGRHKQEDSLFEEMLQVSNAIQPDNIVYVMDASIGQACEAQAKAFKDKVDVASVIVTKLDGHAKGGGALSAVAATKSPIIFIGTGEHIDDFEPFKTQPFISKLLGMGDIEGLIDKVNELKLDDNEELIDKLKHGQFTLRDMYEQFQNIMKMGPFSQIMGMIPGFGTDFMSKGNEQESMARLKKLMTIMDSMNDQELDNKDGAKLFSKQPGRIQRVARGAGVTTRDVQELLTQYTKFAQMVKKMGGIKGLFKGGDMSKNVNPSQMAKLNQQMAKMMDPRVLHHMGGMAGLQTMMRQFQQGAAGNMKGMMGFNNL; this is encoded by the exons ATGGTTTTGGCAGATTTGGGAAGAAAAATCACGTCCGCTCTGCGGTCGCTGAGCAATGCCACAATCATCAACGAGGAG gttttgaatgctatgttaaaGGAAGTATGCACTGCTTTACTTGAAGCAGATGTCAATATAAAACTTGTGAAACAGCTTCGAGAAAATGTCAA agcagctatagactTGGAAGAGATGGCCTCTGGCCTCAACAAAAGACGAATGATTCAACATGCTGTGTTTAAAGAGCTCGTTAAG CTTGTAGATCCAGGAGTTAAAGCATGGACACCCACAAAGGGTAAACAAAATGTCATCATGTTTGTTGGCCTGCAAGGTAGTGGTAAAACTACAACATGTACAAAG CTAGCATACTACTTTCAAAGGAAAGGCTGGAAGACGTGCTTGATATGTGCAGATACATTTAGAGCAG GTGCGTTTGATCAACTGAAGCAAAATGCAActaaagcaagaattccattctaTGGAAG CTATACAGAAATGGACCCAGTGATCATAGCTGCAGAaggtgtggagaagtttaaaaaaGAAAACTTTGAGATAATAATTGTTGATACCAGTGGTCGACACAAACAGGAAGATTCATTATTTGAAGAAATGTTGCAAGTTTCAAACGCTATA CAACCTGACAACATTGTTTATGTAATGGATGCGTCAATTGGTCAAGCCTGTGAAGCACAAGCAAAAGCTTTCAAGGACAAAGTTGATGTTGCATCAGTTATAGTTACAAAGCTCGATGGTCACGCTAAAGGAGGAGGTGCCCTCAGTGC AGTGGCTGCCACAAAAAGTCCAATCATTTTTATTGGTACTGGAGAACACATTGATGACTTTGAACCGTTCAAAACACAGCCCTTTATTAGCAAATTACTTg GCATGGGTGATATTGAAGGTTTAATAGACAAGGTAAATGAGTTGAAATTGGATGACAATGAAGAATTAATAGACAAGCTTAAACACG GTCAGTTCACTCTGCGTGATATGTATGAGCAGTTTCAAAACATTATGAAGATGGGTCCGTTCAGTCAGATAATG GGTATGATTCCTGGCTTTGGAACTGATTTCATGAGCAAAGGCAATGAACAAGAATCAATGGCAAGACTGAAAAAACTGATGACCATAATGGATAGTATGAATGACCAAG AACTGGACAATAAAGATGGTGCAAAGCTTTTTAGTAAACAGCCAGGAAGGATCCAAAGAGTGGCAAGAGGAGCCGGTGTTACCACCAGAGATGTACAGGAGCTTCTGACACAGTACACAAAGTTTGCTCAAATGGTGAAAAAGATGGGAGGAATCAAAGGTCTTTTCAAAG GTGGTGATATGTCCAAAAATGTCAACCCGTCTCAGATGGCCAAACTCAACCAGCAGATGGCTAAAATGATGGATCCAAGAGTTCTTCATCATATGG GTGGAATGGCTGGACTGCAGACAATGATGAGGCAGTTTCAGCAAGGTGCTGCTGGAAATATGAAGGGCATGATGGGATTTAACAACCTTTGA